A stretch of DNA from Telopea speciosissima isolate NSW1024214 ecotype Mountain lineage chromosome 5, Tspe_v1, whole genome shotgun sequence:
TGAAGTGACATATATGTATTCTTAACAATTCAACACTTTACATGGTTTTAATGTGTTTCTGCCAAGTACTCTGCTTATTTGTGTGCTTTGATAAATGAGATCTTAGGCCTATGTcaacatacatataaaagtCTCTCATGAAAACactgaaattcaaaatttaaatcaGAATTTGATTAGGTGGCTCATTTTTCCTGGCATATTCCATCAGAGAAACATATAtttcttgagaaaaaaaaatgatgtctttgttttattaaaaaaaaactgttttgaaATACATAAAAACAGTTTTGAGAAAACATTATCGAACAGAGCCATAGCCTTTAAATTATCCAAAGTCACCACAATTGAAAAGAGTCTAGGTCTAACCTACaaaagagaggggaaaaaaaaaagaaggtgggGGCGGGGATTCTGTGTTTAAATTGCATACCAAAAGGAACTATTGAGTGTTCACTGTCACAAGGTAGAGGGAAAGAACAATTACGTGTCCATTCCATTCCTTCAGTCATACTGGAACTCTTGAAGGGTGACAGAAGATCAATAAAAATGATTCATGTTCACAAGAAACACAAGGCAGGATTAATGATTGAATATCATATTTAAggggaaaagtaaaaaaacaaGTGTACAGACATTTTTAGACATATAAAACACAAAGTAGAACTAATAAGTTGAAGGAGAGCAAATACCATTACATGGTTGTCTTCCAAAATTGAGTTTGGACTTCCAACTTGTAGAGACATCGAAAGGAAGTAAGGTACAGCAAAAATGTAAGGGTCCAGAGGATTACTGCATCTCTCacataaaaatggaaaaatgtaATCCAAGGACGTATTACTCACTCATCCAAGACTCAAGAAAGACAACCTCTCAAACCAACCCTACATCTTGACTGCTACATGTTGTGCAGAGCTTTTCTTCACAAGCCCTCTGGAGCATAGCTCATTCAATAATTCCAAAGCTTCCTTTGCCAGGCCTTCATAAGCTACACCTTCGATGAGAATAGTATATGTAGCTTCAGTGGGTTTACATCCCTTGGATACCATAAAGGCCAGGAAATCAATAGCAAGGTCAGTCTGACGAGCCTTACAAAGGCCTAAGATGAGAGAATTGTATGTGACAGCAGTGGGACTGATACCAAGTTTTTCAAATTGGTGAAAGAAATTAATTGCTTCATCAACCTTGCCTTCTCTGCTGAGTCCAGCAACTAGCGATGAATATGTAATTATATCAGGCTTGAGACCCTTTGAAAGCATCTCATCTAGAAGCTCTATGGCATGTGCTGTTTTCCCCATCTTTGAAAGCCCATCAATCACTGTATTGTAAGTGATCAACACCGGCGAGCACCCTTTACTGCCTAGCTGGTGAAGCAGCTCAACAGCAATATCAACCTTTCCATCCTTGCATAAAGCAGTAAGCAAGGTATTATAGGTGACGATATCGGGATAGCACCCTCGAGACATCATTATGCCCAAGTATTCAATTGCCCGGtccatcttcttttccttacagAACCCATGAAGCAATGGGTTATAACTAAGGGAATTTGGGGTACACCCATGCTTTGGCATCTTCTCTAATATATCGATTGCACGACCAAGTAATCCCTTTCTGCACAAGAAGTTGATCAGGATATTGAATGTAACAACACTTGGTGAAAAACCTTTATGCAGCATATCAGTCAAGAATTTTTCTGCATCCATCCATCTACCTGTGCTACACATGCTACGCAAAATGATATTATGGGTGATTATATTAGGCTGGCAACCATATGATGGCATGTTATTCAGGAACTCTATTGCTTCATCCAGTCTACCTTCTTTGCAAATTCCATTGATAAAAACATTATAAGTAACCACATCAGGTTTGCATCCCCTAATCCTCATCTCATCCAAAAGCTTCATGGCCTGTCCAACCCCACTCTCCTTACAAGTTGCTTCTATCAGAATGGTATAAGTGATGACATCAGGATAACACTCCTTTTGCAATTGGAGATTAAGAACTTGCATTGCTTCTTTCAACTTTCCACAATCACAGAGACTACGCAGGATCGTGTTATATGTAACAATATCTGGTGCTATACTCATTCGTTCCAATAGATGTAGAGCATTATCAATCTCCCCTGATTTGCAGTACCCACTAATCAATACATTGTAGGTTATAACATCTGGAACAGCTCCAGACTCTTCAAGAATCTCTAGAACCCTAGTTGCCTTCTTAGTCTTGCCTACCTTACAGAGCCCACGAATCAGACTTGTGCAGGGAATTATATCCGGGATGTCACCATAATATACCATGTTCTCCAGAAACTTCAAAGATTCCTCCAGTTCCCCATTTCTAACCAGGCGACGGAGATGAATGTTACCCTCAGAATCATCAAAATTTCGGAAAGAATGACCATTTTCCGCATGCCCATGAGGGTTTTTTAGCGGGTTCGATAATTTGCCATTGAAGCTATTAGTCTCCACCTTCGAGACTGCAAAAACCCGATTGCTCCTGTTCTTTCGGGATCGACTATGTTTTCTCACCTTAACATTAGGGGATATAAGACAGCAAGAAGCCTTATACCCTGTAAAAACCTTCACAAAAGAACTACAACTGTTTGGACGGGAGTCGGGGTAAACCCTAACTACAACTTCATCCCCAAACTTAATCTTCTTTCCACTCTCCTGAACGGGGTTAAACAACGAGAACCTCCCAGGGTTTTGTTTTGCAGGAACTACCAAATCCATCTTTCTTTGTTTACTAATTTCCCTTAAAACTTAAAACCCAAATGCCAATGGAGAAAACGGCAGAAGGGCTTGCGACCAAATCTTTGGATAATAGAAGCAGAGCCTAGAGTCTAGAGAACAAGGGTTCCGAAACAGAGTAGCCAATAAGACTGGAATTTGTACAACAGAGATTAACAcggaaaagaagggaaggaaacaGTACAATACACAGTGGAAAAATCATCAGAGAAAGGTACAAGAGAGCTTACTCAATGAAGTATCAGTAGTGAGAGAACTGAAGAGACGAAGAAGCCTTGACCGTTGGCTCACCATAGAGCAATGAATGGATGGAAAGGACTTTCTCATAAGGTGATACCAGAACACAGGTCGATAGCGGCACCCTTTATCCGATGTCCATCCTACCGCGTTAACAGATGGTTTCTAAAATCCGTTTGTGTAGACAGCAATGCCTAGCCAGttctttaccccaaaaaaaaaaagattggccAGGCCAGGTTTGTATCCGTCAAGCATTGATCTGGACCTGTTTGAACAGGTTCATATACATCAAATAGATACGTTTTTTGATACATGGATTTTTGTAAAGACAATATAaatctaggggtgcaagtttggccctgccgGCCTGAACAAGGCCTGGGTTGAAATATTTGgtcctgagggcgggtcaaggttgaaAATTTTTTGCCTTGATTCAGTTAGGGTTgaagcctcgggctaagcttggctcggcccgacccaaccttgatttaagttatactataaaatatatattgatatatatatatatatatattataaactttaaacgtcacctacattttttatataatatattatatatgaagacaataagtggtataatacattttattaaagcgttattttatgtaaaattgcaTGTTCTCCCCAGCctattccagcccatgcatttctttccctctccccatgatcagggtcaatcagggtcaacccagcccgaccctgagggagggtcaggattggatttttctggccctaagtcagggtcgggtcgggcctgggcccaactaaggggacttaggattgggctagggttctataaagcccagccctacccgaccttgttgcagccctgaTTAATcataggaccgagtttccctccactcaCAGTCACAAAGTGGTGGAAGAGGACGAGAATGGGGatcaggaggatattttggaacatacaaaaaccctatgagggatttgtgaaccttaggatggtgggtcaaccgtcctctatgggtggagaaaaactttgtcctgaatcataatattaaaaagaaaataacgcATCTTCAACAATTCAGcattatctcaactaaatgaggtcgattacatggatccttgctctccaattaGTTCTATTCGagatcatacttgaaacaagacctaaacaatgcatgtctttcctcactatttCTCTGAAGGttattttaggcttgcccctaggACATCTATTGAAGATAGACATGCCATTTAAAACGACTTTCTTGAAGTTTTTATCATATCTCCGGATAATTCcaaaatcagctctaatatagtcattccttactttattctTACTAGTTTGGTGTACTTCAAATAGAAAATTGGGGATGGACTTTAGGCCGAAGAATGGACTAATTTAAATCAAATTGAGCCAAATCCCAGCTTGGTCGTATTTATCTTGGTTCAAAGTTGAAGGGAATGAATTCGGCCTAATGTAACCCCTTGCCAGTGAGGAATCTGCATGCCGCACCACACCACACCAGTAGTTGTCCTTTAAAAGGAATCATCTATTTGGGACCCACATATTCAAAGCAtgggagaaaaaaataataaattattgagaTGAAAGAAAACTTGCACTTTAACAACGTGGGGAAGTATTTCCCTAATACAATAGGACCAAGTTTGCCTTTAGACGCGGTGAAGTGAAATCCTTTGATTGTGACTTTTGGATGGGACAAAAAGAATATCGCGAAACAATGGAGTTATTTTTGACCATTCGTCAATAGGGGGAATATTTTAGAACCTCAAAATGGTGGTTGAACCCTTCCCATGCGATGAAGGAAACCTTCTTTCCAAAACAATCTCTCAGATTTTTCGCTCTATAGCAAAAGTGAATATCAGTCAAGCTTCCATGATATGAACATGACTTGGTTTCACATGATCTTGGTGGTCTTTAATATCTAGAAAAAGGCATGCATTGAAAAATATTTAGGACTACATTTGGCATGCAATATGAGCAAAATTTATAATGAATAATCATTTTAAGATATTAAGCATCAAACTTTATTCATTTCAGGGTTgtggtttttctttttaattgaaAATCCTAGATTCCTAGGACatagatttttaatttttttgggtcaaaCACATAATTAGcttatttatttgaaaatagaATAATTTTCTGTCCAGAAGGAGGCTAGAATTTACAACGAATGTGATGATTTAAGCCACCACATAGTAgacaaattgaaaataaaaattatattacctTAAAGCATGAATTTTAATATTAAGAGAatgagaaacaaacaaaaaaacaacgTGAGAAAATGCACACCTAAGGGAAAAAACATT
This window harbors:
- the LOC122662144 gene encoding pentatricopeptide repeat-containing protein At1g09900-like, coding for MDLVVPAKQNPGRFSLFNPVQESGKKIKFGDEVVVRVYPDSRPNSCSSFVKVFTGYKASCCLISPNVKVRKHSRSRKNRSNRVFAVSKVETNSFNGKLSNPLKNPHGHAENGHSFRNFDDSEGNIHLRRLVRNGELEESLKFLENMVYYGDIPDIIPCTSLIRGLCKVGKTKKATRVLEILEESGAVPDVITYNVLISGYCKSGEIDNALHLLERMSIAPDIVTYNTILRSLCDCGKLKEAMQVLNLQLQKECYPDVITYTILIEATCKESGVGQAMKLLDEMRIRGCKPDVVTYNVFINGICKEGRLDEAIEFLNNMPSYGCQPNIITHNIILRSMCSTGRWMDAEKFLTDMLHKGFSPSVVTFNILINFLCRKGLLGRAIDILEKMPKHGCTPNSLSYNPLLHGFCKEKKMDRAIEYLGIMMSRGCYPDIVTYNTLLTALCKDGKVDIAVELLHQLGSKGCSPVLITYNTVIDGLSKMGKTAHAIELLDEMLSKGLKPDIITYSSLVAGLSREGKVDEAINFFHQFEKLGISPTAVTYNSLILGLCKARQTDLAIDFLAFMVSKGCKPTEATYTILIEGVAYEGLAKEALELLNELCSRGLVKKSSAQHVAVKM